Proteins from a single region of Undibacterium sp. KW1:
- a CDS encoding DUF4184 family protein, giving the protein MPWTFAHPLAILPLRCLVPQRFNLMALVIGSIAPDLGYYVFAFDLATLAHQWPGLVLVCLPLGWVIFIFLRLMQTHFIYLLPQIQRQALQAHLSESLGLSVSQMIWISLSLLLGAMTHIVWDAFTHASGFAVAYFDVLREPVEIAGFHTRVFHLLQHLSTLIGVGGLAYCYWQWLRKLPHIVILEPRESDQWRYILIASTALTALLLALPMAFAISGAKSASAAKEAFLFRFALCATTCFAMLLTIAALLIARARARPEAPE; this is encoded by the coding sequence ATGCCCTGGACCTTTGCCCATCCACTCGCCATATTGCCCTTGCGCTGCCTGGTGCCACAGCGTTTCAATTTGATGGCTCTGGTTATTGGCAGTATTGCGCCTGATCTTGGCTACTATGTGTTTGCCTTTGACCTGGCGACACTGGCGCACCAGTGGCCGGGCTTGGTGCTGGTGTGCCTGCCTTTGGGTTGGGTGATATTCATCTTCTTGCGCTTGATGCAAACACATTTTATTTATTTGCTGCCGCAGATACAAAGACAGGCGTTGCAGGCGCATCTGTCTGAATCTCTGGGACTGAGTGTTTCGCAGATGATCTGGATATCCTTGTCTTTGCTGCTGGGGGCCATGACACACATAGTCTGGGATGCATTTACCCATGCCAGTGGCTTTGCGGTCGCCTATTTTGATGTCTTGCGTGAGCCAGTAGAGATAGCCGGTTTTCATACCCGTGTCTTCCATCTGTTACAGCATCTGAGTACCTTGATTGGTGTAGGTGGACTGGCTTATTGTTACTGGCAATGGCTGAGAAAACTTCCGCACATCGTCATACTCGAGCCAAGGGAGAGTGATCAGTGGCGGTATATTTTAATTGCCAGCACTGCCCTGACTGCGTTATTGCTCGCATTGCCAATGGCGTTTGCCATATCTGGTGCTAAGAGCGCCAGTGCAGCCAAAGAGGCATTTTTGTTTCGCTTTGCCTTATGTGCAACGACCTGTTTTGCCATGTTGCTGACGATTGCCGCTTTACTGATCGCCAGGGCCAGAGCAAGACCAGAAGCACCGGAGTAA
- the budA gene encoding acetolactate decarboxylase: MKIQKLAVLFFVATLSACAQVPKQATVFHYATIDALLAGAYEGELTVDELKRKGDFGIGTFNRVDGEMIVLDGDVFQFKADGTVVKASGGQLTPFAVVTSFKADNRYEVSKETSMKELEDMLDERLVNKNLFFLIRVDGEFKQLTTRAISPQDKPYKPLAEVTKTQTLFNFSNTRGTLVAFRSPGFAKGFNVPGYHWHYLSDDRKAGGHVLALSLSEGSIKVGAVSDIEIKLPANSMFANTNQTVDRATELKAVEKLRKD; this comes from the coding sequence ATGAAAATTCAAAAACTGGCAGTCCTGTTTTTCGTCGCTACCCTGTCGGCTTGTGCTCAGGTACCAAAACAGGCGACAGTATTTCATTACGCCACGATAGATGCACTGCTCGCAGGTGCCTATGAAGGTGAGCTGACGGTTGATGAACTTAAACGGAAAGGCGATTTTGGTATCGGCACCTTCAACCGCGTTGATGGTGAAATGATTGTGCTTGATGGCGACGTGTTCCAGTTCAAGGCAGATGGGACTGTGGTTAAAGCCAGTGGCGGACAATTGACGCCCTTTGCCGTGGTGACTAGCTTCAAGGCAGACAATCGCTATGAAGTCAGCAAAGAAACCAGCATGAAGGAGCTGGAAGACATGCTAGATGAACGACTGGTCAATAAAAATCTTTTTTTTTTGATCAGGGTAGATGGCGAATTCAAGCAGTTGACTACACGTGCCATCTCGCCGCAGGACAAGCCTTATAAACCGTTGGCAGAAGTGACCAAGACACAAACACTGTTTAACTTCAGCAATACCAGGGGCACCCTGGTTGCATTCCGCAGCCCCGGTTTTGCCAAGGGCTTTAATGTGCCGGGTTATCACTGGCATTATCTTTCGGATGACCGCAAGGCAGGTGGCCATGTGCTGGCACTCAGCCTCAGCGAGGGCTCGATCAAGGTTGGGGCGGTATCAGACATAGAAATCAAACTGCCCGCCAACAGCATGTTTGCCAATACCAATCAGACAGTTGACCGTGCAACGGAATTGAAGGCGGTAGAAAAGCTGCGCAAGGATTGA
- the rpoD gene encoding RNA polymerase sigma factor RpoD produces MKNSLTDSNTSPTTKTGSTLTLGKKPQLQLNRQPLSVARTATVQTVQVVVPVSNPADSVEETPTLVSTPVTVITKRRSRLQTAMADGSSAPEETVGMSTETQAAAVEGSENSSTELSAATVDTHIETASSDIAESTGKAEGAGNTAGNVADAEAAKPRVVVIRKSGPKLAKKLLLADQPATPTPAIIKREARIGSGKLAPPAPVVTMKPVAAALAPATAPTVMATAPAAAASSVTSIKDIDTSAYILPAMREPAKRGRKSSEFQFENDEILALNAAESAEMKRAARVKAKKPGAGNAASQEAQLEQYRKQLTKLINLGKDRSYLTHAEINDHLPDDVADAEMIQGVISTLNDMGIAVYDAAPDAAMMLLTDNVANNVTEDEAEAAAAAALATVDSDFGRTTDPVRMYMREMGGVELLTRSGEIEIAKRIEDGLKDMVQAISACPGTIQEILAIADKISNDEIRVDDIIDGLLDPDASDAPAIELSDNDDLDDLDDDDDAVAENASGISDEQLQQMKTVVLQKFAVVGMRFEQMQAARATDGYKSPAYQQAQLAITRELQGMRFSVKTAEKLCDSLRKQMKTLRQTEKQMLELMVNKCGMPRAYFVEHFRQNATNSEWLNKEMNGTSSYAAILGRNIHAARELQQKLIDLEHNVSLPLHDLREINKQMVAGEKRSSEAKAAMTEANLRLVISIAKKYVNRGLQFLDLIQEGNIGLLKAVDKFEYRRGYKFSTYATWWIRQAIARAIADQARTIRVPVHMIETINKMNRVRRQLLQTTGLEPEPVAIAEKMGLPEGKVREILKIAKEPVSLDVPIGDDGDSQLGDFIEDSMTLSPMAAAMQASVQEKLKEALDSLSPREAKVLRMRFGLETSTEFTLEEVGKQFEVTRERIRQIESKAMKKLRHPARADHLKSLMESN; encoded by the coding sequence ATGAAAAACAGCTTAACTGACTCAAACACTTCTCCTACAACAAAAACAGGCTCAACGCTGACATTAGGTAAAAAACCGCAACTGCAACTGAACCGTCAGCCGCTGAGCGTAGCGCGCACGGCCACGGTACAGACTGTGCAAGTGGTGGTTCCCGTATCGAACCCTGCTGATTCGGTAGAGGAAACACCGACACTGGTATCGACACCGGTAACAGTAATTACCAAACGCCGCTCCAGATTACAGACCGCGATGGCTGACGGCAGTAGTGCGCCTGAAGAGACGGTCGGCATGTCCACAGAGACGCAAGCAGCGGCAGTTGAAGGCAGCGAGAACAGCAGCACGGAACTGTCGGCAGCGACAGTTGATACCCATATCGAGACCGCTTCCAGCGATATCGCTGAAAGCACCGGCAAGGCAGAGGGTGCCGGAAATACTGCTGGCAATGTGGCCGATGCTGAGGCGGCAAAGCCGCGTGTCGTCGTCATACGAAAAAGCGGCCCAAAACTGGCAAAGAAATTATTGCTGGCTGACCAGCCGGCAACACCCACTCCTGCCATCATCAAGCGTGAGGCACGCATAGGCTCGGGCAAGCTGGCACCACCCGCACCCGTTGTGACCATGAAGCCGGTGGCGGCGGCCTTGGCACCGGCCACTGCACCCACTGTGATGGCTACTGCCCCTGCGGCTGCAGCAAGCAGCGTTACCAGCATCAAGGATATAGATACTTCAGCTTATATCTTGCCAGCCATGCGCGAGCCAGCCAAGCGTGGCCGCAAGTCTTCTGAATTTCAATTCGAGAATGATGAAATCCTGGCATTGAACGCAGCAGAATCAGCAGAGATGAAGCGTGCCGCACGTGTCAAGGCAAAGAAACCTGGTGCGGGCAATGCCGCCAGTCAGGAAGCACAACTGGAACAATACCGCAAGCAACTGACCAAGTTGATCAACCTGGGCAAGGACCGCAGTTACCTGACCCATGCCGAGATCAATGATCACCTGCCTGACGACGTTGCCGATGCTGAAATGATACAAGGCGTTATCAGCACCCTCAACGACATGGGTATTGCCGTCTATGACGCCGCACCTGATGCTGCGATGATGCTGCTGACCGATAACGTCGCCAACAATGTCACTGAAGATGAAGCAGAAGCCGCAGCAGCTGCCGCACTGGCCACTGTGGATTCAGATTTTGGCCGCACCACTGACCCGGTACGCATGTATATGCGTGAAATGGGCGGCGTGGAATTGCTGACACGTTCAGGCGAAATCGAAATCGCCAAGCGCATAGAAGATGGCTTGAAAGACATGGTGCAGGCGATTTCTGCCTGCCCTGGCACGATACAGGAAATCCTGGCGATTGCCGACAAAATCTCCAACGATGAAATCCGCGTGGACGACATCATCGATGGCTTGCTGGACCCGGACGCATCTGACGCACCCGCCATAGAACTCAGCGACAACGATGATCTGGATGATCTGGATGATGACGATGACGCGGTGGCAGAAAACGCCAGCGGCATCAGCGACGAACAATTGCAGCAAATGAAGACTGTGGTACTGCAAAAATTTGCTGTAGTCGGCATGCGCTTTGAGCAAATGCAGGCGGCCCGCGCGACGGATGGTTATAAATCACCGGCTTACCAGCAGGCACAGCTTGCCATCACACGCGAGTTGCAAGGCATGCGCTTCAGTGTCAAGACCGCAGAAAAACTGTGCGATTCTTTGCGCAAGCAAATGAAGACTTTGCGCCAGACTGAAAAACAGATGCTGGAACTGATGGTCAATAAATGCGGCATGCCACGTGCTTATTTTGTTGAACATTTCCGCCAGAATGCGACCAATTCAGAATGGCTGAACAAGGAAATGAATGGCACATCCAGCTATGCTGCCATCCTCGGCCGCAATATTCATGCTGCGCGTGAATTGCAGCAAAAGCTGATCGACCTGGAACACAATGTCAGCCTGCCTTTGCATGACCTGCGTGAAATCAACAAGCAGATGGTCGCTGGTGAAAAACGTTCCAGCGAAGCCAAGGCCGCCATGACTGAGGCCAATTTGCGCCTGGTCATTTCCATCGCCAAGAAATATGTGAACCGTGGCCTGCAATTCCTGGACTTGATCCAGGAAGGCAATATCGGCTTGCTCAAGGCAGTGGATAAATTTGAATACCGTCGCGGCTACAAATTCTCTACCTATGCAACATGGTGGATCAGGCAGGCGATTGCCCGGGCGATTGCCGATCAGGCACGTACTATCCGTGTGCCAGTGCACATGATAGAAACCATCAACAAGATGAACCGCGTACGTCGCCAGCTCTTGCAAACTACGGGACTGGAACCAGAGCCGGTAGCAATTGCTGAAAAAATGGGTCTGCCAGAAGGCAAGGTCAGGGAAATCCTGAAGATCGCCAAAGAACCAGTCTCGCTCGACGTACCTATTGGTGATGATGGTGACTCACAACTTGGTGACTTCATTGAAGACAGCATGACCTTGTCGCCGATGGCAGCGGCGATGCAGGCATCCGTGCAAGAGAAACTGAAAGAAGCACTGGATTCTTTAAGCCCGCGTGAAGCCAAAGTCTTGCGCATGCGTTTTGGCCTGGAAACCAGTACTGAATTCACGTTGGAAGAAGTAGGTAAACAATTTGAAGTGACGCGCGAGCGCATACGTCAGATTGAATCCAAGGCCATGAAAAAACTGCGCCACCCTGCCCGCGCTGATCACCTGAAGAGCCTGATGGAAAGTAATTAA
- a CDS encoding penicillin-insensitive murein endopeptidase has protein sequence MESIAHLRLRLLGLVLAWSCAGLASGLAKAQEKAQAKASTCYGTVANGRLEAGISLPEKGNNFSAYSALGVSLGRTYVHSTVAEIISLAYQELEQTAIDKVFVYGETGWKTGGRMRPHRTHKNGLSVDFMMPVLDAQGISRPLPRNMSNNYGYDIDFDAQGRFGDYRIDFAALAEHLYQLDLAAKAKSRGLALVIIDPPYQAKLFATKRGPYLQKHLKFMRGKAWIRHDEHYHVDFDLPCKKNPA, from the coding sequence GTGGAATCCATCGCCCATCTCCGTCTTCGGCTGTTAGGCCTGGTACTGGCATGGTCTTGTGCAGGGCTTGCATCAGGGCTGGCAAAAGCACAAGAAAAAGCGCAGGCCAAAGCAAGTACCTGCTATGGAACAGTCGCCAATGGCAGGCTGGAAGCTGGCATCAGTTTGCCAGAAAAAGGTAATAATTTTTCTGCGTATAGTGCCCTTGGCGTCAGTCTGGGGCGCACGTATGTACATTCCACTGTTGCAGAAATTATTTCCCTGGCCTATCAAGAACTCGAGCAAACTGCCATAGACAAAGTTTTTGTCTATGGTGAAACCGGCTGGAAAACAGGTGGGCGCATGCGGCCTCACCGCACGCATAAAAATGGTCTGTCTGTCGATTTCATGATGCCCGTGCTAGATGCTCAAGGTATTTCCCGGCCTTTACCTCGGAATATGAGTAATAACTATGGCTACGATATCGATTTCGATGCACAAGGACGTTTTGGTGACTACCGCATCGACTTTGCCGCCCTGGCTGAGCATTTATACCAGCTTGATCTGGCGGCAAAAGCCAAGAGCAGGGGGCTAGCCCTGGTGATCATTGACCCGCCCTACCAGGCAAAATTGTTTGCCACAAAGCGTGGGCCTTATCTGCAAAAACACCTGAAATTCATGAGGGGAAAAGCCTGGATCAGGCATGATGAGCATTATCATGTTGATTTTGATTTGCCCTGCAAGAAGAATCCTGCTTAA
- a CDS encoding c-type cytochrome: MHFTFRLKASLLCMWLGLPLIAAAQTAQPAQSTLKVPDTLEQRLKACTSCHGAEGRAATDGFYPRIAGKPAGYLYNQLLNFREGKRAYPAMRYMVAHMSDAYLKEIADYFASQHPPYAAPQASDANAVLLEQGRQLVMQGDKARNLPACVSCHGKSMTGLAPFMPGLVGLPRDYLIAQLGAWQTGSRKALAPDCMQQVASKLKPEDIAAVSSWLAAQTVPGDSIAPILKPTEYGQLSMKCGSLSQ; the protein is encoded by the coding sequence ATGCATTTTACTTTTCGCCTGAAAGCCAGCCTGTTATGCATGTGGCTGGGCTTGCCGCTAATCGCTGCGGCACAAACTGCTCAGCCTGCCCAGTCAACTTTGAAGGTGCCTGACACTCTTGAACAGAGACTGAAGGCTTGTACCTCCTGTCATGGTGCTGAGGGCAGGGCAGCTACTGATGGCTTTTATCCGCGTATCGCTGGCAAGCCAGCGGGTTATCTGTATAACCAGTTATTGAATTTCAGGGAAGGCAAGCGTGCCTATCCCGCCATGCGCTATATGGTGGCCCATATGTCTGACGCCTACCTCAAAGAAATCGCTGACTATTTTGCCAGCCAGCATCCGCCGTATGCCGCACCACAGGCCAGTGATGCAAATGCCGTTCTGCTGGAGCAGGGCAGGCAGCTTGTCATGCAGGGAGACAAAGCCCGCAATTTACCGGCCTGTGTTTCTTGCCATGGCAAGAGCATGACAGGTCTGGCACCTTTTATGCCCGGCCTGGTTGGCTTGCCGCGTGATTATCTGATTGCACAACTGGGCGCATGGCAAACCGGTAGTCGCAAGGCACTTGCGCCAGACTGCATGCAACAAGTGGCCAGCAAACTCAAGCCTGAGGATATTGCAGCGGTATCAAGCTGGCTGGCAGCACAGACTGTGCCTGGCGATAGCATCGCTCCCATACTGAAACCGACAGAATACGGACAATTGTCGATGAAATGCGGCAGCCTGTCTCAATGA
- a CDS encoding EamA family transporter, which yields MKPTHILAALIAVITWGINFVVIKIGLQGLPPVLFTASRFIFSALPLVFFVSFPKTSWKWVAAYGMFQFAFQFTLLFCGIKLGFPAGLASLVMQLQAFITMGLAVVIMGEKPLFVQVLGALIALSGMALVAMHLEAQATIIGFLLVVAGAVCWSIANIVTKKIGVVNPLAMVVWGSAIASPPLLLASYMMEGMDAWQVAYAQLNWTSIGAIAYQSYPNTIVGFGIWSWLMRKYPAATIAPFTLLVPVVGMVTASIVLNETLFWWKICAGLLVLGGLACNQFGLRIWSWFKPATAT from the coding sequence ATGAAACCCACGCACATCCTTGCCGCCCTGATTGCCGTCATCACCTGGGGCATCAATTTCGTAGTCATTAAAATCGGTTTGCAAGGTTTGCCGCCTGTGCTGTTCACCGCATCGCGCTTTATCTTTTCTGCCCTGCCCCTGGTATTTTTTGTGTCATTTCCGAAGACCTCGTGGAAATGGGTGGCTGCCTACGGCATGTTTCAGTTTGCCTTCCAGTTCACGCTTTTGTTTTGCGGTATCAAGCTCGGCTTCCCTGCCGGGCTGGCATCTCTGGTCATGCAATTGCAGGCCTTCATCACCATGGGTCTGGCCGTTGTCATCATGGGTGAAAAACCGCTATTCGTGCAGGTGCTGGGTGCCCTGATCGCCCTGTCCGGCATGGCGCTGGTTGCCATGCATCTGGAAGCACAGGCAACCATCATAGGATTCCTTCTCGTTGTCGCCGGTGCGGTATGCTGGAGTATCGCCAATATCGTCACCAAGAAGATAGGTGTAGTCAATCCGCTGGCGATGGTGGTGTGGGGCTCGGCCATTGCCAGCCCGCCCTTGCTGCTGGCGTCTTACATGATGGAAGGCATGGATGCCTGGCAAGTCGCCTATGCGCAACTGAACTGGACGTCTATAGGTGCCATTGCTTACCAGTCTTACCCGAATACCATCGTCGGTTTTGGCATCTGGTCATGGCTGATGCGCAAATACCCCGCCGCGACGATAGCACCGTTCACCTTGCTGGTGCCAGTAGTTGGCATGGTCACCGCATCTATCGTGTTGAACGAGACTTTGTTCTGGTGGAAAATCTGTGCAGGTTTGCTGGTACTTGGTGGCTTGGCTTGCAACCAGTTTGGCCTGCGTATCTGGTCGTGGTTCAAACCGGCTACAGCAACCTGA
- a CDS encoding cytochrome c codes for MKKILMSVLLFLLVCIVAVAGFGYYLVDDKGAANTAADITNTADQLLRGEYLVKAGNCMGCHTVRGEAAFAGGRLLQTDFGNFRTPNITPDVKTGIGSWTANDFWQALHNGKSRNGSLLYPSFPYTNYTQVSRADADAMYAYLMSLPKVEKQNQAHELRFPYDQRALLAFWRAAYFRPASYQEDKSKSVEWNRGAYLVNGLGHCSACHSSRNSLGANAGVKDLSGGELSSWYAPALTNSKEVNLAKWSPQELIALLKSGVNQHTAVSGPMAEVVAGSTQYLSDTDIKSMVSYLQAIPTVQVAEKDMLDKFMAGSELSAERMDAVMKQGGALYKTHCMDCHGAQGEGVTNIYPALRSNPGLLSHALSNPVRMVLSGGFPPVTKDNPRPYGMPPFAHTLSDSEVALVLSYVRNAWGNKAEPVTPAEVNRYRTAAME; via the coding sequence ATGAAAAAAATTCTCATGTCCGTCCTGCTGTTCTTGCTGGTCTGCATTGTTGCGGTAGCGGGCTTTGGCTATTATCTGGTCGATGACAAAGGTGCTGCAAACACGGCTGCTGACATAACAAATACGGCAGATCAACTGCTCAGAGGTGAATATCTGGTCAAAGCCGGTAATTGTATGGGCTGCCATACGGTACGTGGTGAAGCCGCCTTTGCTGGTGGACGCTTGTTGCAAACTGATTTTGGCAACTTCAGGACACCGAATATCACGCCGGATGTAAAGACCGGCATAGGCAGCTGGACCGCAAACGATTTCTGGCAAGCCCTGCACAATGGCAAATCCAGGAATGGCAGCCTGTTATATCCATCCTTCCCCTATACCAATTACACCCAGGTTTCACGCGCAGATGCTGATGCCATGTATGCCTATCTGATGTCCTTGCCCAAGGTGGAAAAACAGAATCAGGCACATGAACTGCGCTTCCCTTATGATCAACGTGCTTTGCTGGCCTTCTGGCGTGCTGCGTATTTCAGGCCAGCCAGCTATCAGGAAGACAAGAGCAAGTCTGTTGAGTGGAACCGCGGTGCTTACCTGGTCAATGGATTGGGGCATTGCAGTGCCTGCCATAGCAGCCGCAACAGCCTGGGGGCAAATGCTGGTGTCAAAGATTTGTCCGGTGGCGAATTGAGCAGTTGGTATGCGCCTGCACTGACCAATAGTAAAGAAGTCAATCTGGCCAAATGGTCTCCGCAAGAATTGATCGCCTTGTTGAAATCCGGTGTCAATCAGCACACTGCCGTTTCTGGCCCCATGGCTGAAGTGGTGGCGGGTAGCACCCAGTATCTGTCAGACACCGATATCAAATCTATGGTCAGTTATCTGCAGGCCATTCCTACCGTGCAGGTGGCTGAGAAGGATATGCTGGACAAGTTCATGGCAGGTTCTGAGCTGAGTGCGGAGCGCATGGATGCAGTCATGAAGCAGGGCGGCGCGCTCTATAAAACCCATTGCATGGATTGCCACGGTGCCCAGGGCGAAGGGGTGACCAATATTTATCCAGCACTGAGGTCTAACCCCGGCTTGCTCAGCCATGCCTTGTCGAATCCGGTGCGCATGGTCTTGTCTGGCGGCTTCCCACCTGTGACCAAAGATAATCCGCGTCCTTATGGCATGCCGCCTTTTGCCCATACCCTCAGCGATAGCGAAGTCGCCCTGGTACTTAGCTATGTGCGCAATGCCTGGGGTAATAAGGCAGAGCCGGTGACCCCGGCAGAGGTCAATCGCTACCGTACTGCTGCGATGGAATAG
- a CDS encoding UDP-2,3-diacylglucosamine diphosphatase — MKPADQFLNSKLYKTGKKETQRFRTIWISDLHLGTSGCQAAKLLEFLRATDSDTLYLVGDIIDGWQLKRRWYWDQTHNNVVQTVLKKAKKGTNVIFVPGNHDESIRQFIDLDFGGIKIRDELVHTTAAGKRMLVLHGDRFDGVIACAKWLAYVGDSLYTVILKFNQIFNNWRARAGMPYWSLSQYLKQKVKNAVSYITQFEDALADEARRKGLDGIICGHIHKPEIRDIGGILYCNDGDWVESLSALVEDAKGELRLVTWHDICHPEYVTDSVEDAVADTDAEEAELETVAG, encoded by the coding sequence ATGAAACCAGCCGATCAGTTCCTGAATAGCAAATTGTATAAAACCGGTAAGAAAGAAACCCAGCGTTTCCGCACTATCTGGATTTCAGATTTGCATCTGGGAACGAGCGGCTGCCAGGCGGCCAAGTTGCTGGAGTTTTTGCGTGCCACCGATTCAGATACCCTGTACCTGGTCGGTGACATCATCGACGGCTGGCAACTCAAGCGCCGCTGGTATTGGGACCAGACCCATAATAATGTGGTGCAGACTGTCCTCAAAAAAGCCAAGAAAGGCACGAATGTCATCTTCGTTCCTGGCAATCATGATGAATCGATACGTCAGTTCATCGACCTCGATTTTGGCGGTATCAAGATCAGGGACGAGCTGGTGCACACCACAGCAGCGGGCAAGCGCATGCTGGTCTTGCATGGTGACAGGTTTGATGGCGTCATCGCCTGTGCCAAATGGCTCGCCTATGTGGGTGACAGCCTGTATACCGTCATCCTGAAATTCAACCAGATCTTCAATAACTGGCGCGCCCGCGCTGGCATGCCTTACTGGTCGTTGTCACAATACCTGAAGCAAAAGGTCAAGAACGCGGTCAGCTATATCACGCAGTTTGAAGATGCACTGGCAGATGAAGCACGCCGCAAGGGACTTGATGGCATCATCTGCGGCCATATCCACAAGCCAGAGATACGCGATATAGGCGGCATTCTGTATTGCAATGATGGTGACTGGGTAGAAAGCCTGTCAGCTTTGGTGGAAGATGCCAAGGGTGAACTCAGACTGGTGACCTGGCATGACATCTGCCACCCTGAATATGTGACAGATTCGGTGGAGGACGCTGTGGCAGATACCGATGCGGAAGAGGCAGAACTGGAAACCGTTGCGGGCTAA
- a CDS encoding GNAT family N-acetyltransferase produces the protein MRLLTIPADANPSFSKLNLSLATTAKEVKEVQRLRYKVFIESMGLSALSNPDGLDKDEFDEYCDHLIVRDSKTLKVVGTYRILGPNAARQMGRYYSETEFDLSRLQHIRNSVAEAGRACIHPDYRSGAVIMLLWAGLAAYMRRERCSHLVGCASISLTDGGQNAAAIYRGLSAADFSPLEYRVTPHTPFPLDEIDSSTTEARIPPLLKGYLRAGAWVCGDPAWDPDFHSADLFVMLPLANLDDRYARHYGTGEQ, from the coding sequence ATGCGATTACTCACGATACCCGCCGATGCTAATCCCAGTTTTTCCAAACTCAATCTGAGCCTTGCTACCACGGCAAAAGAAGTCAAAGAAGTACAGCGCCTGCGCTATAAGGTCTTTATAGAAAGCATGGGCCTGTCTGCTTTGTCCAACCCGGATGGCCTGGACAAGGATGAATTTGATGAGTATTGCGATCACCTGATCGTGCGCGATTCCAAGACCCTGAAAGTGGTAGGTACCTACCGCATCCTGGGGCCAAATGCCGCCCGCCAGATGGGCCGCTATTATTCCGAAACAGAATTTGACCTGTCGCGCCTGCAACATATACGCAATAGTGTGGCAGAAGCCGGTCGTGCCTGCATACACCCTGATTACCGCAGCGGTGCCGTCATCATGCTGCTGTGGGCTGGCCTGGCTGCCTATATGCGCCGTGAGCGCTGCTCGCACCTTGTCGGTTGCGCGAGTATCAGCCTGACTGATGGTGGCCAGAATGCTGCGGCGATATACCGCGGTTTGTCTGCGGCAGATTTCTCTCCGCTCGAATACCGCGTCACGCCACACACGCCTTTCCCGCTCGATGAAATCGATAGCAGCACGACTGAGGCACGTATTCCGCCATTGTTGAAGGGCTACCTGCGTGCCGGTGCCTGGGTGTGTGGTGATCCTGCCTGGGACCCTGATTTCCATAGCGCTGATTTATTCGTCATGTTGCCACTGGCGAATCTGGATGACCGTTACGCACGCCATTACGGCACAGGGGAGCAATAA
- the pstS gene encoding phosphate ABC transporter substrate-binding protein PstS produces MNTRNSLLFPLVLLLSPLVSLPAHADIQGSGSSAAAPLYQKWADAYSKNAGITVTYQASGSSAGIKKIKENSVEFGASDAALSQADLKKDKLIQFPSAISGVVPVINLPGIKTAELRMTGEVLAGIFSGEIISWNDTAITALNPGLRLPNKNIEVIVRQDGSGTTYNFSDYLGKVSKNWQTRYGRNFTIPWNSRLIQVKSSSNIASTLKKTPYAISYIDFNYVTQEKLDYALLQNRDGKFITPSAEAFSAALSNSSWKTDANFEEMLTDKPGQKTWPISMGTFIIMQKRARDAQQTTATMKFFTWAFMRGDRFVNSVDFVRLPDSLQARIFKEMTTVTDKNGNILNWNLSTDPGSKN; encoded by the coding sequence ATGAATACACGCAACTCCCTGCTTTTTCCCCTGGTTTTACTGCTTTCCCCTCTTGTCAGCCTTCCTGCCCATGCTGACATTCAGGGCTCAGGCTCGTCTGCAGCGGCTCCCCTGTACCAGAAATGGGCAGATGCTTATAGCAAAAACGCTGGGATTACCGTCACTTACCAGGCCAGCGGCTCGTCCGCCGGTATCAAGAAAATCAAGGAAAACAGTGTGGAATTTGGCGCCAGCGATGCGGCCCTTAGCCAGGCCGACCTGAAAAAAGACAAACTCATACAGTTTCCCTCTGCTATTTCAGGCGTGGTGCCCGTCATCAACTTGCCAGGCATCAAAACCGCCGAACTGCGCATGACTGGCGAAGTCCTTGCGGGCATATTTTCTGGCGAAATCATCAGCTGGAACGATACTGCGATCACGGCACTCAATCCCGGCTTGCGCTTGCCAAACAAGAATATCGAAGTCATCGTGCGCCAGGATGGTTCAGGCACGACCTATAATTTCTCTGATTATCTGGGCAAGGTCAGCAAGAATTGGCAAACCAGGTATGGCAGGAATTTCACCATTCCCTGGAACAGCCGTTTGATACAAGTCAAAAGCAGCAGCAATATTGCCAGCACGCTCAAGAAAACCCCGTATGCCATCAGTTACATCGACTTTAATTATGTAACGCAGGAAAAACTCGACTATGCGCTGCTGCAAAATCGCGATGGCAAATTCATCACCCCTTCTGCCGAAGCATTTTCTGCCGCCCTGTCAAACAGCAGCTGGAAAACCGATGCCAATTTTGAGGAAATGCTGACCGACAAACCGGGGCAAAAAACCTGGCCTATCAGCATGGGTACTTTTATCATCATGCAAAAGCGTGCCAGGGATGCGCAGCAAACCACCGCTACCATGAAGTTCTTTACCTGGGCCTTCATGCGCGGTGACCGCTTTGTCAACAGCGTCGATTTCGTGCGCCTGCCCGATAGCTTGCAAGCCAGGATATTCAAGGAAATGACGACCGTCACCGACAAGAACGGTAATATCCTGAACTGGAATCTGAGTACTGATCCTGGTTCAAAAAACTAA